A portion of the Podospora pseudoanserina strain CBS 124.78 chromosome 2, whole genome shotgun sequence genome contains these proteins:
- a CDS encoding hypothetical protein (EggNog:ENOG503PZ37), with protein sequence MDSVHCSHKELPSYLYRIQGKTTQTQYDTSEGLEARDTTTLFGRTSGQDKFSKAVYNQFDWYFEGRTQFISFFSSKDHATNWGHKLKKWRRGSRSNDDWSILTIDTSCLENTYVFKLSTVIDELGVQIPQKAGDAHKDGAYFCLYRVPPCAIVSKKTGSETDEFDSIGR encoded by the coding sequence ATGGATTCCGTCCACTGTTCACACAAAGAACTTCCTTCCTACCTCTACCGAATACAGGGAAAGACGACCCAAACACAATATGACACATCCGAAGGTCTCGAAGCTAGGGACACCACGACACTATTTGGGAGGACATCAGGCCAGGACAAATTCAGCAAAGCTGTCTACAACCAATTTGACTGGTATTTCGAAGGCCGCACTCAATtcatctctttcttttcaaGCAAAGACCATGCAACCAATTGGGGGCATAAACTCAAGAAATGGAGACGAGGAAGCCGCAGTAATGATGACTGGagcatcctcaccatcgACACATCTTGCCTCGAAAACACGTACGTGTTCAAGCTCAGCACAGTGATTGATGAGTTGGGGGTACAAATCCCGCAAAAGGCAGGGGATGCCCATAAGGATGGTGCATATTTCTGCCTGTACAGAGTGCCACCTTGTGCGATAGTCAGCAAGAAGACGGGAAGCGAAACAGACGAGTTCGACAGTATAGGTAGGTAA